The genomic segment GGCTTGGGCTCGACGATCATGCCGACCGTATCGACGCCGGCGTTCTTGACGATATCCATCACTTCGATGATATACCCGTAGGTCAGGCTCTTGTCGGCTTTGAGAAAAACAACCTTTTTTTCACGGTTGTAAAAATAGCTTTTCAGGCGCGAGTCCAGGAAATACAGGTTGACGATCTGGTCGTTGATGTACACGTAGCGGTCCTTGGTCAGGGTCAGGACCAGGCCTTCCGGGCTCGGATTGTTGCGGCTTTCGGCCGTGGGCAGCTTGACGGTGATCCCCGTCTGCATCATCGGGGCCGTGACCATGAAGATGATCAGCAGCAC from the Candidatus Aminicenantes bacterium genome contains:
- a CDS encoding biopolymer transporter ExbD, which translates into the protein VLLIIFMVTAPMMQTGITVKLPTAESRNNPSPEGLVLTLTKDRYVYINDQIVNLYFLDSRLKSYFYNREKKVVFLKADKSLTYGYIIEVMDIVKNAGVDTVGMIVEPKPRQ